In Ktedonobacterales bacterium, a single window of DNA contains:
- a CDS encoding Uma2 family endonuclease has protein sequence MSQRSETRPSEEQRRPLYITYEEFLDWADEDTLAEWVNGAIVMTSPASLRHQRIVNFLVAVLSTFSEIHSLGEVIDGPFQMKLARSGREPDVLFVAQAHLDRFKQTYLDGPADLVIEVVSPESAGRDRGDKFYEYREAGIPEYWLIDPQLEQAEFYQLDAAGLYQHIAPDASGIYRSLALPGFWLRVEWLWREPLPDATQALLTIDREAYGRYLQERLQQPDL, from the coding sequence ATGTCCCAACGTTCAGAGACGCGCCCTTCCGAGGAGCAGCGCCGACCACTGTACATCACTTACGAAGAATTTCTCGATTGGGCCGATGAGGATACCCTGGCGGAGTGGGTGAATGGAGCGATTGTGATGACCAGTCCGGCAAGCCTTCGGCATCAGAGGATCGTGAATTTCCTTGTGGCGGTTCTCTCGACCTTTAGCGAGATTCATTCGCTGGGCGAAGTTATTGATGGCCCATTTCAGATGAAGCTGGCGCGTTCGGGGCGTGAGCCGGATGTGCTGTTTGTGGCGCAGGCCCATCTGGACCGATTCAAGCAGACCTATCTTGATGGTCCTGCTGATCTGGTCATTGAGGTGGTTTCGCCGGAAAGTGCTGGCCGTGACCGGGGCGATAAGTTTTACGAGTATCGAGAGGCCGGTATCCCCGAATACTGGCTGATTGATCCCCAGCTTGAACAGGCCGAGTTCTACCAGTTGGATGCGGCGGGCCTTTACCAGCATATCGCTCCTGACGCCAGCGGCATCTATCGCTCGCTGGCGCTGCCAGGGTTCTGGCTGCGCGTGGAGTGGCTGTGGAGAGAGCCGCTCCCAGACGCCACGCAGGCTCTGCTGACGATTGATCGTGAGGCGTATGGCCGGTATTTGCAGGAGCGCCTTCAGCAGCCGGACCTGTGA
- a CDS encoding AAA family ATPase yields the protein MQHAASSQSAPGDPVIRLPLGAMVVLVGPAGSGKSSWAARHFLPTQIVSSDACRGMLTDDQTDQTASRDAFRLLYFILGERLRRGLLTVVDSTALQPAIRAELLKIAAQHSTPPVAVVFALPQEINEQWNASRAYCVPADALERHRKNLDLSLRALPTENFNTIYTLHSPEELASARVVISGLAPERSAPPFDIIGDVHGCYDELAALFERLGYRWREEEQDFVHPEGRLPVFVGDLADRGPASLAVLTLVEGMAARDAALVVQGNHDNKLLRWLLGRKVQVRYGLSTTIAELDAQPQEERDALRPRLIALLQNAPGYLILDEGRLVVTHAGIRDAMIGQWSRAIQAFCLYGDVAGSAPETGLPIRLDWAANRPDEQATNGPLIIYGHNVVAEAREVRRTMNIDTGCVFGGRLTALRYPEMDLVQVPAARDYYHTGKDEAGETSQEAAS from the coding sequence ATGCAACATGCTGCGTCATCTCAAAGCGCGCCCGGCGATCCGGTAATTCGGCTCCCGCTGGGCGCGATGGTTGTCCTGGTGGGACCGGCGGGCAGCGGTAAATCCTCCTGGGCGGCGCGCCACTTTCTGCCGACACAGATCGTCTCGTCCGACGCCTGCCGGGGTATGCTGACCGACGACCAGACCGATCAAACGGCTTCGCGCGATGCCTTCCGCCTGCTCTACTTCATCCTGGGCGAGCGTCTGCGCCGGGGCTTGCTGACCGTCGTTGATTCAACGGCCCTCCAGCCCGCTATCCGCGCCGAACTCCTCAAGATTGCCGCGCAGCATAGCACCCCTCCGGTTGCCGTTGTCTTCGCGCTGCCGCAGGAAATCAACGAGCAGTGGAACGCCAGCCGGGCGTATTGCGTGCCTGCCGACGCGCTGGAGCGCCACCGCAAGAACCTGGACCTGAGTTTGCGCGCGCTGCCCACCGAAAACTTCAACACAATCTACACGCTGCATTCGCCAGAGGAACTGGCAAGCGCGCGCGTGGTAATCAGCGGCCTCGCCCCGGAGCGCAGCGCCCCGCCCTTCGACATCATCGGCGATGTTCACGGCTGCTACGACGAACTCGCCGCCCTCTTCGAGCGCCTGGGCTATCGCTGGCGCGAGGAGGAACAAGATTTCGTCCATCCTGAAGGACGCCTGCCCGTCTTTGTCGGCGATCTCGCCGACCGAGGCCCGGCCAGCCTGGCTGTCCTGACATTGGTGGAGGGCATGGCGGCGCGCGACGCGGCGCTGGTCGTGCAGGGCAACCACGATAACAAGCTGCTGCGCTGGCTGCTGGGGCGCAAGGTGCAGGTCAGATATGGGCTGTCAACCACCATCGCCGAGCTAGACGCGCAGCCCCAGGAAGAGCGCGACGCGCTGCGCCCCCGGCTCATCGCCCTGCTTCAGAACGCGCCAGGCTATCTCATCCTCGATGAAGGCCGCCTGGTGGTGACACACGCGGGCATCCGCGACGCAATGATCGGACAGTGGAGCCGGGCCATCCAGGCGTTCTGCCTGTATGGGGATGTCGCGGGGAGCGCCCCGGAAACTGGCCTGCCCATTCGCCTGGATTGGGCCGCCAATCGCCCCGACGAGCAGGCCACCAACGGCCCCCTCATCATCTATGGGCATAACGTGGTGGCTGAAGCGCGCGAGGTGCGCCGCACTATGAACATTGATACCGGCTGCGTCTTCGGCGGGCGTCTCACCGCGCTGCGCTATCCTGAAATGGATCTCGTCCAGGTTCCGGCAGCGCGAGATTACTATCACACCGGGAAAGACGAGGCGGGGGAAACGTCCCAGGAAGCCGCCTCATAA
- a CDS encoding rhodanese-like domain-containing protein produces the protein MIHEEDDETSMPFTNVTPEQAQEMIAQGALVVDVRQPNEWIEGHIPEAELIPLDGIYLFGKAIADYPRDREMILVCEMGQRSVGAAEIALVAGHTRVYNLVGGMRAWRMRKLPLAR, from the coding sequence ATGATTCACGAAGAAGATGACGAGACGAGTATGCCTTTCACCAATGTGACGCCTGAGCAAGCGCAGGAGATGATTGCTCAGGGCGCGCTGGTGGTGGATGTGCGCCAGCCAAACGAGTGGATTGAGGGGCATATCCCCGAAGCGGAATTGATTCCCCTGGATGGCATTTATCTGTTTGGCAAAGCGATTGCCGACTACCCCAGGGATCGAGAGATGATCCTGGTGTGCGAAATGGGCCAGCGGAGCGTGGGGGCTGCTGAGATCGCGCTGGTGGCGGGCCACACGCGCGTCTACAACCTGGTTGGCGGCATGCGGGCCTGGCGCATGAGAAAACTGCCGCTGGCGCGCTAG
- a CDS encoding sigma-54 dependent transcriptional regulator, giving the protein MSISNHRPGSHSETEEATLPTHRRILVADDEADIRSLLRSLFEAEGYQVQEAETSDEVLRLLMGSEDDRPDLALVDVRMPSRDAADGLRGDTHQPLAEDGIQILQRLHEQGVEVPIIIMTAFGTSSLAIKAIQLGAFDYITKPFDELDDVLLNVNRVFEHQRLAQEVRELRRRVESRDPTDRMVGRSSSMIDIFKTIGLVARNPATVLITGETGTGKELMAETIHLASDRRMGPLVKVNCAALPETLLESELFGHEKGAFTGAIAQHKGRFEAANKGTIFLDEIGEMTLGTQKKILRVLQEREFERVGGTMPVKVDVRVVAATNKTLREEVLAGRFREDLFFRLNVIAVHMPPLRERRDDIPALVAHFLDKHRFSPTTPPGRISEDAMVILERYDWPGNVRELENIIERAVVMSRGGVITTQHIVFANELNRYVLDIDQKVRQKTPLDDMLREVEREALRTALRQSDQDTARAAGLLNITPEYLGKRMAELLPHDKTA; this is encoded by the coding sequence ATGAGCATCTCTAACCATCGGCCCGGCTCTCATAGCGAAACCGAGGAAGCCACGCTGCCAACGCATCGCCGCATTCTTGTTGCAGACGACGAGGCTGATATTCGTTCCCTGCTGCGCTCACTCTTCGAGGCCGAGGGCTATCAGGTGCAAGAAGCCGAAACGAGCGACGAAGTATTGCGCCTCCTGATGGGATCGGAAGACGACCGACCAGACCTGGCGTTAGTGGATGTGCGTATGCCTTCGCGCGATGCCGCCGACGGCCTGCGCGGGGACACGCATCAGCCGCTGGCCGAAGATGGTATTCAGATTCTTCAGCGGCTCCACGAACAAGGCGTGGAAGTCCCCATCATCATTATGACCGCCTTTGGCACCTCCAGCCTGGCAATCAAAGCCATTCAACTCGGGGCTTTTGACTACATCACCAAGCCTTTTGATGAACTGGATGATGTCCTGCTCAATGTCAACCGGGTCTTCGAGCATCAGCGGCTGGCCCAGGAAGTGCGCGAACTGCGGCGGCGGGTGGAGAGCCGCGATCCGACGGATCGGATGGTGGGCCGCAGTTCGTCCATGATTGATATTTTCAAGACGATTGGCCTGGTGGCGCGCAACCCTGCCACCGTCTTAATTACCGGTGAAACCGGCACCGGCAAAGAATTGATGGCCGAAACCATTCACCTGGCCTCGGACCGCCGGATGGGGCCGCTGGTGAAAGTCAACTGCGCCGCTCTGCCGGAAACGCTGCTGGAAAGCGAACTCTTCGGCCACGAAAAGGGCGCTTTTACCGGCGCAATTGCCCAGCACAAAGGGCGCTTCGAGGCCGCCAACAAAGGCACGATCTTTCTTGATGAAATCGGCGAGATGACGCTGGGTACGCAAAAGAAGATACTGCGCGTGCTGCAAGAGCGCGAGTTCGAGCGAGTTGGCGGGACCATGCCGGTCAAAGTGGATGTGCGCGTGGTGGCGGCCACCAACAAGACGCTGCGCGAGGAAGTGCTGGCCGGGCGTTTCCGCGAAGACCTGTTCTTCCGCCTGAATGTCATTGCCGTCCACATGCCACCGCTGCGCGAGCGCCGCGACGACATTCCGGCCCTGGTGGCCCACTTTCTAGACAAACACCGCTTCAGCCCGACGACCCCCCCAGGGCGCATCTCCGAGGATGCGATGGTCATTCTGGAACGCTATGATTGGCCGGGCAACGTGCGCGAACTGGAAAACATTATCGAGCGCGCCGTTGTCATGAGCCGGGGCGGCGTGATCACCACGCAGCATATCGTCTTCGCCAACGAACTCAATCGCTACGTGCTGGACATTGACCAGAAGGTCCGCCAGAAGACGCCGCTCGACGACATGCTGCGCGAGGTGGAGCGCGAGGCGCTGCGCACCGCGCTGCGCCAGAGCGATCAAGACACTGCGCGCGCGGCTGGCCTGCTGAACATCACTCCCGAATACCTGGGGAAGCGCATGGCCGAACTCTTGCCCCATGATAAGACCGCCTGA
- a CDS encoding DUF503 domain-containing protein, producing MPGSNHHPMVVGACRVTLHLPASHSLKEKRQVVRSLLERLRNRFDLAVAEVEDQDRWQIATLGFVCVSNSASIADEVLTRALDYIENTRLDATVTEVAKEITHLL from the coding sequence ATGCCAGGATCAAATCATCATCCTATGGTCGTTGGCGCCTGCCGGGTCACGCTGCATCTCCCGGCCAGCCATTCCTTAAAAGAGAAACGGCAAGTCGTGCGTTCCCTGCTGGAGCGCCTGCGGAATCGGTTTGATCTCGCGGTGGCCGAAGTGGAGGATCAGGACCGCTGGCAGATTGCAACGCTGGGGTTCGTCTGTGTCAGCAACAGCGCCAGCATAGCTGATGAAGTGCTAACTCGCGCGCTGGACTATATTGAGAATACACGCCTGGATGCAACAGTAACAGAGGTCGCCAAAGAGATTACCCATCTGCTCTGA
- a CDS encoding ATP-binding protein, whose translation MVRSRMSLEAHQPAFQPLPPTVSPPGAPGQTAPTRPPSRALRPAGPMPQPIQPPTRSQVVPQFPPRRPRRPVGRLSFLRSLRWRLAFALVGFLAVAFLLLGVFLFLTIRPYLRSEALARTQVGAAKQFAANKAAFESAVSVDIGSPSPAFERTVGAAIDGLTDVQQVFMVDPRTGQVVASSPGNMIGQAAPYFNLAQLTRQPGQGADSATYQPPGAGVGVILIGFRCEHCTTLNGRAHTAVLEVVTNFGSVNAVIARLMLYMALGMLALVLVAALLGAPLIGRALRPLSRMTATAEAIASGDLSQRVNLPHSGDEIGELSASFDEMIDRIDIAFAAQRAALAAQQESEAHMRQFVADASHELRTPLTSLRGFTDVLLRGAKDDPETATHVLQAMQRECERMSRLVHDLLTLARLDAGRQLTFKQFDLISLVGESVDQARILAGERTVTMRTDRGGPLLILGDQDKIKQVLLILLDNALKYGRQGADGWVQAQVSRSPDMAQIVIADNGQGIRPEDLPHIFERFYRADKTRSRSGYTNEHRAVGQPPGSSGILKAMNAGGSGLGLPIALAIIQAHNGALWAQSQIGQGTRFSIHLPRQPADTH comes from the coding sequence GCCCAATGCCTCAGCCCATCCAGCCGCCCACGCGCTCCCAGGTCGTGCCGCAGTTCCCACCGCGACGCCCCAGGCGTCCTGTCGGACGTCTCAGCTTCCTGCGCTCGCTGCGCTGGCGATTGGCCTTCGCCCTGGTTGGCTTCCTGGCCGTCGCTTTCTTGCTGCTGGGCGTCTTCCTCTTCCTGACCATCCGCCCCTATCTGCGCAGCGAAGCACTCGCGCGCACCCAGGTAGGCGCGGCCAAACAGTTTGCCGCCAACAAAGCGGCCTTCGAGTCGGCGGTCAGCGTTGACATCGGCAGCCCTTCCCCCGCCTTCGAGCGTACTGTTGGCGCGGCCATTGACGGGCTAACCGACGTGCAGCAGGTCTTCATGGTTGACCCGCGCACCGGCCAGGTCGTTGCAAGCTCCCCCGGCAATATGATCGGCCAGGCCGCGCCCTATTTCAACCTGGCTCAACTGACACGCCAGCCGGGCCAGGGAGCTGATTCCGCAACCTATCAGCCGCCGGGCGCTGGCGTGGGGGTTATTCTCATCGGCTTTCGCTGCGAACACTGCACGACCCTGAACGGACGCGCGCATACCGCCGTCCTTGAGGTTGTCACCAATTTTGGCAGCGTCAACGCGGTCATCGCCCGGCTGATGCTCTATATGGCCCTGGGCATGCTGGCCCTGGTCCTGGTGGCGGCGCTGCTGGGCGCGCCGCTGATAGGTCGGGCGCTGCGCCCGCTCAGCAGGATGACGGCCACTGCCGAAGCGATTGCCTCCGGCGATCTCAGCCAGCGCGTCAACCTGCCCCACAGCGGCGACGAGATTGGCGAGCTTTCGGCTTCGTTCGATGAAATGATAGATCGCATTGACATCGCTTTTGCCGCTCAACGCGCGGCCCTGGCTGCGCAGCAGGAGTCCGAAGCGCATATGCGCCAGTTTGTGGCCGACGCCTCGCACGAACTGCGCACACCGCTCACCTCTCTGCGCGGCTTCACCGATGTCCTGCTGCGTGGGGCCAAAGACGACCCCGAAACCGCGACGCACGTGCTGCAAGCCATGCAGCGCGAGTGCGAGCGGATGTCGCGGCTGGTGCATGATCTGCTGACCCTGGCGCGGCTGGACGCCGGGCGGCAACTGACCTTCAAGCAGTTTGATCTGATCAGCCTGGTTGGCGAATCGGTGGACCAGGCGCGCATCCTGGCCGGAGAGCGCACCGTTACGATGCGCACCGATAGGGGCGGCCCGCTGCTGATCCTGGGCGATCAAGATAAGATCAAGCAGGTCTTGCTGATCCTGTTGGACAACGCGCTGAAATACGGACGCCAGGGCGCCGATGGCTGGGTACAGGCGCAGGTGAGCCGTTCGCCCGACATGGCGCAAATCGTCATAGCCGATAACGGCCAGGGTATCAGGCCGGAAGACCTGCCGCATATCTTCGAGCGGTTCTATCGCGCCGACAAGACGCGCTCGCGCAGCGGCTATACGAACGAGCATCGCGCCGTCGGCCAGCCGCCCGGCAGCAGCGGCATCCTGAAAGCCATGAACGCGGGTGGCTCCGGGCTGGGGCTGCCTATTGCCCTGGCGATTATTCAGGCGCACAACGGCGCTCTTTGGGCGCAAAGCCAGATCGGCCAGGGAACCCGGTTTAGCATCCACCTGCCGCGCCAGCCCGCCGACACCCATTGA